In Amycolatopsis sp. FBCC-B4732, the genomic stretch CACGGCCGTCGCCGTCCCCACCGCGGCGCAGGCCACGTCCCCCGGCTTCGTCGCGCTCTCCGACGTCGCCCCTTCGATCCTGCAGGACATCCGCTACGCGACACCGCACAACTTCGTCGGCCGGCGCGTCGACGGCTACCTCGCCCCCAGCTGCCTCCTGACCCGCCAGGCCGCCGACGGGCTGCGGAAGGCCCAGCAGCGGCTGCGGAAACGGGGCTACACGCTGAAGGTCTACGACTGCTACCGCCCGCAGCGCGCGGTCGACCACTTCGTGCGGTGGGCGAAGGACCTCGCGGACGAGAAGATGAAGGCCGAGTTCTACCCGGACGTCGCGAAGGACCGGCTGTTCGCCGAGGGGTACATCGCGGAGAAGTCCGGGCACAGCCGCGGCAGCACGATGGACCTGACGCTCGTCCGGCTCCCGCCGCGGTTCCAGCGGCCGTACGTCCCCGGCGAGCGGCTCGAGCCGTGCTTCGCCCCGCGGGATCAGCGCTTCCCGGACAACACGGTCGACATGGGCACCGGTTACGACTGCTTCGACCCGTTGGCGCACACGGACAACCCGGCGATCACCGGGGTCGCGCGGGAGAACCGCGACCTGCTCCGGAGCACGATGGCCGCGGTGGGATTCCGGAACCTGCCCGAGGAGTGGTGGCACTTCACGCTGAACGACGAGCCGTTCCCGGACACGTACTTCGACTTCCCGGTGACCCGCCACGCCCCGCGCTGACCGCGGAGGCCCCGATCCGCCGGAGGCCTCCGATTCCGTCGGGCCGCGTTCCGCCGCCGGCTGGCGCCGGACACCAGAGCGCCGCCGAGCACCAAGGCGATCAGTGCCGGCGCGCCGAGCCCGAGTGCCTCGGCGCCCGTGCAAGCGGCAGGAGTACAGCCGAAGTGCCCCTTCACGTCGGTGGTCAGCTCACCGGTGACCGGGCAGTGCCGGCCGGAACGAGGACGACCTTGACCCCGGTGACCCGGGAACGGGAAAGGCCCCCGCCGGAAACCCGGCGAGGGCCTTTCTCGTGACTCAGCTTCAGCGGAAGTCGCGGCCGAAGTCGTAGTCGTCCAGCGGGACCGCGGCACCGGTACCCGTACCGAACACGTCCGGGGTGTAGTAGCCGTCGTCGTAGGACGGGATCGCGTACGCCGCGACCCGGGCCTCTTCCGTCGGCTGCACCTGGATGTTGCGGTACTTGTTGATGCCCGTACCGGCCGGGATCAGCTTACCGATGATCACGTTCTCCTTGAGGCCCACGAGCCGGTCCGAGCGGCCGTTGATGGCCGCGTCGGTCAGGACGCGCGTGGTCTCCTGGAACGACGCCGCCGACAGCCACGAGTCCGTGGTGAGCGACGCCTTCGTGATGCCCATCAGCACCGGACGGCCCGAAGCCGGCTCGCCGCCCTCGGCGACCGCGGCCCGGTTCGTCGCCTCGAACTTGGTCCGCTCGGGCAGCTCGCCCGGGAGGAAGTCCGTGGCACCGGAGTCGATGATCGTCACGCGGCGCAGCATCTGCCGCACGATGACCTCGATGTGCTTGTCGTGGATCGACACACCCTGCGCCCGGTACACCTTCTGGACCTCGTCCGTCAGGTGCATTTGCGCCTCGCGCGGCCCCATGACCCGCAGGACCTCGTGCGGGTCCGGCGTGCCCTCGAGCAGCTGCTGACCGACGTTGACGTGGTCGCCGTCGCCCAGCGGGCCGTTCGGGGTGTTCGCGAGCCGCTGACGCTTGGACAGCTTGTCGAAGACGATCTCTTCGCCGCCGTCGTCCGGGATCAGCGTGATCTTCCAGAACCGCTCGCTCTCTTCGATGCGCACGCGGCCATCGACGTCGGCGATCGGCGCCTTGCCCTTCGGGACACGAGCTTCGAAGAGCTCCTGCACCCGGGGCAGACCGGTCGTGATGTCGTCACCGGCGACACCACCCTGGTGGAACGTACGCATCGTCAGCTGCGTACCCGGCTCACCGATCGACTGGGCCGCGACGATACCCACGGCCTCGCCGACGTCGACGAGCAGACCGGTCGCCATCGAGCGGCCGTAGCAGGTCGCGCAGATGCCGACGACCGACTCGCAGGTCAGCACCGAACGGACCTTGACCTTCGAGATGCCGCTGGAGAGCAGCTTGTCGATGGCCGGGTCGCCGATGTCGTCGCCGGCGTTCAGCACGACGTTGCCCTTGGCGTCCACCGCGTCCGTCGCGAGGTTCCGCGCGTACACGGAGGTCTCGACGTGCTGGTCGCGCAGGACCTTGCCGTCGCCGATGTCCTCGCCGATCGGCATCATGATGCCGCGGGTGGTGCCGCAGTCGGTCTCGCGGACGATGACGTCCTGCGAGACGTCCACCAGACGCCGGGTCAGGTAACCCGAGTCGGCGGTCCGCAGCGCCGTGTCCGCCAGGCCCTTCCGGGCACCGTGCGTCGCGATGAAGTACTCCGCCACCGACAGGCCTTCACGGAAGTTGGCCTTGATCGGACGCGGGATGTACT encodes the following:
- a CDS encoding M15 family metallopeptidase — its product is MPIFRALAAVTLAAATAVAVPTAAQATSPGFVALSDVAPSILQDIRYATPHNFVGRRVDGYLAPSCLLTRQAADGLRKAQQRLRKRGYTLKVYDCYRPQRAVDHFVRWAKDLADEKMKAEFYPDVAKDRLFAEGYIAEKSGHSRGSTMDLTLVRLPPRFQRPYVPGERLEPCFAPRDQRFPDNTVDMGTGYDCFDPLAHTDNPAITGVARENRDLLRSTMAAVGFRNLPEEWWHFTLNDEPFPDTYFDFPVTRHAPR